The Impatiens glandulifera chromosome 8, dImpGla2.1, whole genome shotgun sequence genome includes a window with the following:
- the LOC124911837 gene encoding protein CHROMATIN REMODELING 4-like isoform X3 — protein MINRNWVSKRKRRKLPSGANILNNKEANPPASESPSSSSSSKRKRNTRQNASSKKKGNDGYYYECVVCDVGGNLLCCDRCPRTYHIQCLSPPLKRIPSGKWHCPTCSEKSDSHGPIDHQDLKPKQVSTKIALENSKSSVKSPTSRKVPQLFGTAIRGKKRSSSKRKSLLVHKIQAVEEKLGTADTSVSTEHVQTSPAASVKDAQCVDDGIDGKPEQVGEGEKRPSSSPTTKVVLVSELMVSRSDPDPTTDKKSDIPDHNGNPDKQLSKESITIKDRKRKRKVHIGDAKKKCRSDISPKLGMKDDHLCPKMSKLCKKRRSIHHRPSTSGLKEDIVKRNFEMHIKDEAVKEDVVIENELHEAEVIENESLNKTTLPGEIQQVDRVLGCRLAINEKRSICQISTVDATDLVIDGVSLLDNPNIAANVNPVSDTSLDREAEQTAVNHSDEVKSSTKGSRVDKILVYRRSVSKENRDPPDSIKKCTSISSSISLNKKNQEVTSVGKENDSSSTSHEINLDSSQKNVPQSTSEVKEVIVEVRNDKDPNTVQNELGSVCSNGVIPSYEFLVKWVGKSNIHNSWISESQLKAVAKRKLENYKAKYGTTLINICEERWKLPQKVISMRSSEALVKWTGLSYYESTWEKLDEPVIISNASHLIDLYNQFERQVSEECKPKFKSNSKQTEITMLTEQPKELEGGALFPHQLEALNWLRKCWFKSRNVILADEMGLGKTISACAFMSSLYFEFKVKLPCLVLVPLSTMPNWMAEFALWAPNINVVEYHGCAKARAMIRQYEWHSNDPKYKNAFKFNVLLTTYEMVLADSSHLRAVPWEVLIVDEGHRLKNSSSKLFNLLNTFSFQNRVLLTGTPLQNNIGELYNLLNFLQPSAFPSLSSFEENFNALTTAEKVDELKKLVAPHMLRRLKKDAMQNIPPKTERMVPVELTSIQAEYYRAMLTKNYQILRNLGKGVPQQSMLNIVMQLRKVCNHPYLIPGTEPDSGSAEFLHEMRIKASAKLALLHSMLKILHKDGHRVLIFSQMTKLLDILEDYLTFEFGPKTFERVDGSVSVADRQTAIARFNQDKSKFVFLLSTRSCGLGINLATADTVVIYDSDFNPHADIQAMNRAHRIGQSNRLLVYRLVVRASVEERILQLAKKKLMLDQLFVNKSGSQKEVEDIIRWGTEELFYDHPMNDDENKVEVVADVEHKKRRTGGLGDVYKDKCTDGSSGKITWDETSILKLLDRSNIQFNSAENGEEDLENDMLGSVKSLEWNGEPIDEPRIAESPCILAEEPEKKEDVSVGISDENEWDRLLRVRWERYQNEEEASLGRGKRLRKAVSYREAYAPQSTEQIGVNEPEVEPEAEQQEPEREYSAAGRALKTKYTKLRARQKERLARRNDEISAASHAVDMKTSLQVDVSDHKHDNVFQHAEEKASAELVEATNNNLLPVLGLCAPNANQIDSSNRRYSKSYRRQGKQMVVPKEFPFRVDINLNNHEPVSDRVGLAPSLEASLQTFQHLQLQHPPISHGKAPELFDNLGPSSSQGKMSLPRLPFDEKFLPPRFPFPTNHLLPDFIPNLSLGTRTTDPNEAAMVHDLPTMPLFPNLKFPPDLPDRNWTSKFGLGAGPMQPPFPSFPENHRRVLETIMMRTGPRMDIWSEEELDFLWVGVRRHGRGNWDDILRDPRLRFSKLKTAEDMSARWDEEQSKLMNGPTVSNSKPFLRPPPKQTKAGSMFPSISDAMMARALQGSRFFSPSRFQGHLTDMKLGLDALPMGGIINNRQVEAHPFHFNSFGTPCPPSLNVPGTSLLQSTAREEPVGSCSNISSKLPHWLREAVITVPQKSPDPQLPPTVSAITQSIRLLYGPENRATIPPFLVPGPPLSEPKDPRLANIKKKRKHKSSESKIAPSDDPLNLNVITAAAAADLPSEEKVAGESSEIESDEKGDMVEEEISSEGTVSDHRDCD, from the exons ATGATTAATAGAAACTGGGTCTCAAAACGCAAACGACGGAAGCTTCCATCTGGTGCAAATATACTAAATAACAAAGAAGCTAATCCTCCTGCTTCTGAGTCCCCAAGTAGCAGTTCTTCGTCCAAGCGCAAGAGAAATACACGTCAAAATGCTTCCAGCAAGAAGAAGGGGAATGATGGG TACTACTACGAATGTGTAGTCTGTGATGTCGGTGGCAATTTGCTTTGCTGTGATCGCTGTCCAAGAACTTATCACATTCAATGTCTTAGTCCTCCATTAAAG CGGATTCCAAGTGGGAAGTGGCATTGCCCTACTTGCAGCGAGAAGAGTGATTCACATGGACCCATTGACCATCAGGATCTCAAACCCAAACAAGTGTCAACAAAGATAGCCTTAGAAAATTCTAAATCTTCCGTTAAATCACCAACCAGTCGGAAAGTACCTCAACTTTTTGGGACTGCTATTCGTGGAAAGAAGAGATCGTCTAGTAAGAGAAAGTCTTTGCTTGTTCACAAAATTCAGGCTGTTGAAGAAAAACTAGGGACCGCCGATACTAGTGTCTCTACAGAGCATGTTCAAACCTCTCCTGCTGCTTCTGTTAAGGATGCACAATGTGTGGATGATGGTATTGATGGTAAACCTGAACAAGTTGGTGAAGGAGAAAAGAgaccttcttcttctcctacAACAAAGGTTGTTTTAGTATCTGAGTTAATGGTCTCAAGATCAGATCCTGACCCTACAACAGATAAGAAATCAGACATACCTGATCATAATGGAAATCCAGATAAACAACTCTCTAAGGAATCTATCACTATTAAAGATAGAAAAAGAAAACGCAAGGTCCACATTGGTGATGCTAAGAAGAAATGCAGAAGTGATATTTCCCCAAAACTCGGGATGAAAGACGACCATTTATGCCCCAAAATGAGTAAATTGTGCAAAAAACGTAGAAGTATTCATCACCGGCCTTCTACATCTGGCTTAAAGGAGGACATTGTGAAAAGGAATTTTGAGATGCACATAAAAGATGAG GCTGTTAAGGAAGATGTAGTCATAGAGAACGAGTTGCATGAAGCGGAAGTAATTGAAAATGAATCACTTAATAAAACAACTCTTCCCGGTGAAATTCAGCAG GTTGATCGAGTGTTAGGTTGTCGACTAGCAATTAATGAAAAACGGTCTATATGTCAAATCTCTACTGTTGATGCAACTGATCTGGTCATTGATGGCGTTTCTCTGCTAGATAACCCAAATATTGCAGCAAATGTCAATCCTGTCTCTGATACTTCTCTCGATAGGGAAGCTGAACAGACTGCCGTCAATCACTCTGATGAGGTTAAGAGCAGCACTAAAGGTAGTCGAGTGGACAAAATTCTGGTATACAGAAGATCTGTTAGTAAAGAAAATAGAGATCCCCCAGATTCTATTAAGAAATGCACTAGTATCTCTAGTTCAATATCTCTAAACAAGAAAAATCAAGAGGTGACTTCTGTGGGCAAGGAAAATGATTCTTCTTCAACGAGCCATGAGATAAACTTGGACTCAAGTCAGAAGAATGTTCCTCAGTCAACCAGTGAAGTGAAGGAGGTAATTGTTGAAGTGAGAAACGATAAAGATCCTAACACTGTCCAAAATGAATTGGGATCTGTTTGCTCTAATGGAGTAATCCCATCATATGAATTTTTAGTCAAATGGGTTGGGAAGTCCAACATTCACAACAGTTGGATTTCCGAGTCTCAGCTGAAAGCTGTTGCGAAGAGGAAACTTGAAAATTACAAGGCCAAGTATGGGACAACACTAATAAACATATGTGAAGAACGGTGGAAGCTCCCACAGAAAGTGATTTCCATGCGTTCTTCCGAAGCTTTAGTTAAATGGACTGGTCTATCTTACTATGAATCCACTTGGGAAAAACTAGACGAGCCTGTAATTATTTCCAATGCCTCTCATTTGATTGATTTATACAATCAGTTTGAACGACAAGTTTCAGAGGAATGTAAACCAAAGTTTAAATCCAACAGTAAGCAAACCGAGATCACTATGCTCACTGAACAACCGAAGGAGCTTGAAGGAGGTGCGTTGTTTCCGCACCAACTTGAAGCGTTGAATTGGTTACGTAAATGTTGGTTCAAATCAAGGAATGTGATATTGGCCGATGAAATGGGGCTCGGGAAGACTATTTCGGCTTGTGCCTTCATGTCATCGCTTTACTTCGAGTTCAAGGTTAAGCTGCCTTGCTTAGTTTTGGTTCCCCTTTCGACTATGCCCAACTGGATGGCCGAATTTGCATTATGGGCGCCAAATATAAACGTAGTCGAGTATCATGGATGTGCAAAAGCGAGAGCTATGATTCGTCAGTACGAGTGGCACAGTAACGATCCGAAATACAAGAACGCTTTTAAATTCAACGTTCTCTTAACGACGTACGAGATGGTTCTCGCCGATTCGTCTCATCTGCGTGCAGTTCCTTGGGAAGTTCTTATCGTCGATGAGGGTCACCGTTTGAAGAATTCAAGCAGTAAGctcttcaatctgcttaacacGTTTTCTTTTCAAAACCGAGTGTTGCTAACAGGGACTCCTCTTCAGAATAATATCGGAGAATTGTACAACCTGCTGAATTTCTTGCAACCGTCTGCGTTTCCTTCTCTTTCGTCTTTCGAGGAGAATTTTAATGCGCTAACGACGGCAGAAAAAGTCGACGAGCTGAAAAAACTGGTAGCTCCGCATATGCTCAGGAGGCTTAAAAAGGATGCCATGCAAAATATCCCTCCAAAAACCGAGAGAATGGTCCCTGTTGAACTAACGTCCATCCAAGCTGAATATTATCGAGCGATGTTAACAAAAAACTATCAGATTTTACGGAATTTGGGGAAAGGAGTTCCTCAGCAGTCGATGCTCAACATTGTGATGCAGTTGAGAAAGGTTTGCAACCATCCGTATCTTATACCGGGAACTGAACCCGATTCAGGATCTGCTGAATTCCTTCACGAAATGCGTATAAAAGCTTCGGCTAAGCTGGCCTTGCTGCATTCGATGCTCAAGATATTACATAAAGATGGTCATAGAGTCCTTATATTTTCCCAGATGACAAAACTTCTCGATATCCTCGAAGACTATTTAACGTTTGAATTTGGGCCAAAAACGTTCGAGAGAGTAGACGGTTCTGTTTCTGTTGCTGATCGGCAAACAGCAATTGCGCGTTTCAATCAAGACAAGAGTAAATTTGTCTTCCTGTTATCGACACGATCATGTGGCCTCGGAATTAACTTAGCGACTGCTGACACTGTTGTTATTTACGATTCGGATTTCAACCCTCATGCGGATATTCAAGCAATGAACCGTGCACATCGTATTGGCCAATCGAACAGGCTCTTGGTTTACAGGCTAGTTGTTCGAGCTAGTGTTGAGGAACGTATTTTACAACTTGCAAAGAAGAAATTAATGCTTGACCAACTTTTTGTGAACAAATCGGGATCGCAGAAGGAGGTTGAGGATATCATTCGATGGGGCACAGAAGAACTCTTTTACGATCATCCCATGAATGATGATGAGAATAAGGTTGAAGTAGTTGCAGATGTTGAACACAAGAAAAGGAGAACCGGTGGATTAGGGGATGTCTATAAAGATAAATGTACAGATGGTAGTAGTGGAAAAATAACATGGGATGAAACGTCGATCCTCAAATTGCTTGACCGTTCAAATATCCAGTTTAATTCAGCTGAAAATGGAGAAGAGGATCTCGAAAATGATATGCTTGGATCCGTAAAG TCTCTGGAATGGAACGGTGAACCGATAGATGAGCCGCGAATAGCTGAATCTCCATGCATTCTGGCTGAAGAGCCAGAGAAAAAAGAGGACGTTTCAGTTGGTATTAGCGATGAAAATGAATGGGATAGGCTTCTCCGAGTGAG GTGGGAAAGATATCAAAATGAAGAGGAAGCGTCTCTTGGCAGAGGGAAAAGGCTAAGGAAAGCGGTTTCATACAGGGAGGCTTATGCTCCACAATCTACTGAG CAGATTGGTGTTAATGAACCAGAAGTAGAGCCAGAGGCGGAACAACAAGAGCCAGAACGTGAATATTCAGCAGCAGGAAGAGCGCTTAAAACAAAATA TACCAAGCTACGAGCCCGGCAAAAGGAACGGTTGGCTCGCAGAAATGACGAAATTTCTGCTGCTAGCCATGCAGTTGACATGAAGACGTCGCTTCAAGTTGATGTATCTGACCATAAACATGATAATGTGTTTCAACATGCTGAAGAGAAAGCTAGTGCAGAGCTTGTTGAGGCAACCAACAACAATCTATTGCCTGTCCTGGGTTTATGTGCTCCAAATGCTAATCAAATCGATTCATCAAATCGCCGGTATTCCAAATCTTATAGAAGACAAGGAAAGCAAATGGTGGTGCCGAAAGAGTTTCCTTTTCGTGTCGACATCAATCTTAATAATCATGAGCCAGTATCGGATAGGGTTGGACTTGCACCATCCTTGGAGGCATCTCTTCAGACATTTCAACATCTGCAACTGCAG CATCCACCAATCTCACACGGGAAAGCTCCTGAGCTATTCGATAATCTgggtccttcttcttctcaaggAAAGATGTCTCTCCCTAGATTACCTTTCGACGAAAAATTTCTGCCGCCAAGGTTTCCTTTTCCCACCAATCATTTACTTCCGGACTTTATACCAAATTTATCACTTGGGACCAGAACTACAGATCCAAACGAGGCTGCCATGGTTCATGACTTACCAACAATGCCGTTGTTCCCAAATCTGAAATTCCCCCCAGACTTACCCGACAGGAATTGGACTTCGAAGTTTGGTTTAGGTGCAGGACCGATGCAACCTCCATTCCCTTCGTTTCCCGAGAACCACAGAAGGGTTCTTGAAACCATCATGATGAGAACAGGGCCAAGAATGGATATTTGGTCCGAAGAAGAACTCGATTTCTTGTGGGTTGGCGTCAGGAGACACGGTCGTGGAAACTGGGACGATATTTTGCGAGATCCTAGGTTGAGATTCTCTAAGTTAAAAACCGCTGAAGACATGTCAGCAAGATGGGATGAAGAACAATCCAAACTGATGAATGGGCCTACGGTTTCGAATTCGAAACCTTTCCTCCGGCCTCCTCCGAAACAGACAAAAGCTGGGTCCATGTTTCCATCTATATCGGACGCAATGATGGCTAGGGCATTGCAGGGGAGTAGATTCTTCAGTCCATCGAGGTTCCAAGGTCACCTCACAGATATGAAATTGGGCCTCGACGCTCTTCCTATGGGGGGCATCATCAATAATAGACAAGTCGAGGCCCACCCGtttcattttaattcatttgGAACCCCGTGCCCGCCCAGTTTGAATGTGCCCGGTACATCATTGTTACAGTCGACTGCCCGTGAAGAACCTGTGGGCAGTTGTTCCAACATCAGTAGTAAACTTCCTCATTGGCTTCGGGAAGCAGTTATTACTGTTCCTCAGAAATCCCCAGATCCTCAACTGCCACCAACTGTATCAGCAATTACACAGTCGATTCGCCTCTTGTACGGGCCAGAAAATCGGGCAACTATTCCGCCTTTTTTAGTGCCTGGTCCTCCCCTTTCAGAACCGAAGGATCCTAGGCTGGCaaatataaagaagaaaagaaagcaCAAGTCAAGTGAATCGAAAATAGCTCCTTCGGATGACCCTTTAAACCTAAATGTGATAACTGCTGCTGCTGCAGCCGATCTTCCCTCCGAGGAGAAAGTGGCTGGGGAGTCTAGCGAAATCGAGTCAGATGAGAAGGGGGATATGGTAGAGGAGGAGATATCATCAGAAGGGACTGTGTCGGATCATCGCGATTGCGATTGA